The Brassica napus cultivar Da-Ae chromosome C7, Da-Ae, whole genome shotgun sequence genomic interval AACTTGTTAGAGAAATTCAAATTCAATGACATTTCTTGAGCTAATCAACTATGGGAACAAATGTTTCAACAAAAAGAGTAAGGATCCTCAGCTACAGACAGCACTGATCAAACCCAACGATTTCAATTAGACCCAAACACTAAGAGCAAACTGTATGCAAATTAGTAGTTCAATGTGAAGGGTAAGAATTTGTGAGACATACCAGCACACCAGCACCTTCACCCATGACAAAACCATCTCTCTGTTTATCCCACGGCCTTGACGCAGTTTGAGGGTCATCATTTCTCTGCGACAGTGCCCTGCAAGCAACAAAACCTCCCAACCCAATAGGTATAATAGCAGCCTCAGTCCCACCAGCAACCATCATATCAGCTTCACCACGGCGAATGTGGTTCGCAGCCGCGTAAAAGCAGTAGTTAGAAGTAGCACAAGCGGTTGAAATAGAGTAGTTCGGTCCCATAAGACCAAGATCAATCGCCAACAAAGCAGAACCCATGTTCGTGATAGCATAAGGAATAAAGAAGGGAGAGATCCTCCTGTGACCTTTCTCAACTAGAGCTTGAACACCGTCTGAAAACACAGTCAAACCACCCATACCAGTCCCAACTAGTACTCCAGCTCTCTGCTTATCAATCTACAACAAGTTGAAAACTTTGGTTAAACCCATCAAAGATAAATCAAATCCCATGACTAAAGACGCAAACTTTAACTGAATCAGTCTTAAAAATTTGAACTTTGATCAATCTACAAGAACACCCAAAAGTTGAAAACTTTGATTAAACCCATCAAAGATAAATCAAGCTCATAACTAAAGATATGAACTTTAAACTGAATCAGTCTTAAGGATTTGAACTTTGATCGATCTACAAGAACACCCACAAGTTGAAAAATTTGGTTAAACCCATCAAAGAGAAACCAAACTCATGACTAAAAGACATGAACTTTAAACTGAATCAGTCTTAAAGATTTGAACTTTGATCAATCTAAAGAGAGTAGTACCGTGTTGAGCTTATCACCACCAAGATTGGCACTTTCAAGAGCCTTCTTCCCAGCGACAATGCAGTACTTCAAGCAATCGTCAAGCCTCCGCTCGTTCTTCCCATCGATGTACCCTTCGGAGCTGAACCCACGGATCTGGCCACCGAATCGAGTCGGGAACTTGGAGGCGTCGAATCGATCGATCAAGCTGATTCCACTCTCGCCGGAGAGGAGCTTCTCGTAGTAAGCATCGACGTCGTTGCCGAAGACGGAGACGAGGCCCATTCCGGTAATCACGACGCGTTTCTTCGGATCCGTCTCGCGTTTGGGAGCGGAGACGGAGGCTGATGCGGAGATGAAGGAGCGTCTCATGGTGGGTCTCGCATTGGTGATCTGATGGGATTGGCGGTTCGAAGGTGTTCGAAGTGGGTTCGGCGGAGAAGCGCGGAGGGAGGAGGATTGAAGAGATTGCATGGCGGAGgcggagagggagagggagagggagagggaggcGATAAGTACGATGTTGTGCAAAATGTGATGTGCGTTTGCTAAGACAGCTTCAGTTCGTCAGATTTCACGAGctgttgatttttaaaaaccacCGAAAAGAAATAGATGAAGTTTTTCTTTTAGTCCCTAACttttataactattttattttcggCCGTACACTTATTATTTTTGAGGAAAATTCTGATTTACCGCCATTCACCTTTAAATTATAATCACTTTTAtaaatactttaattttttgataaaaagactACACTAGCTTTCTTAactcatttataaatgtttaaaactatttataaatccaatcccatcttctaaatactaaaatctaaacaataattattaaaccataaactcaaatGTAGGGTATTTTTGAtctattattgtttttaaaaagtgaGGTTCAACTTTAAggtatttcaaatattaaatataaaactttatactgtaagtttttaagaaaattggaGTTGAGCTCTCGTGCACAGCAGCACAAGATAAGAGATGCCACTTGGCTCGGTTTATCTGAAAGCCTGCTTTCTTACAACTACCAGTAAAATAAGACATTTCATAGTCGAGCTCTCGTTttctaaaacttataaaatataccatatattaaaaaaaaaaaaatctaattatcaaagttaaaaacatacaaACAACATCTATTAATAATAAAGGCAAACAAATAACCGGAAAATAAACACTCGGATGGCAATTTAATACTAGAGATGGTAGGTAAGGTCGGTGAACTGATTGTACTCTGGTGGAagcatctatattattaaatgagaaGTACTCATTAAAAAATACTcctaagttttctaacttatttacactttTATGCCAct includes:
- the LOC106410821 gene encoding 3-oxoacyl-[acyl-carrier-protein] synthase I, chloroplastic-like, whose protein sequence is MQSLQSSSLRASPPNPLRTPSNRQSHQITNARPTMRRSFISASASVSAPKRETDPKKRVVITGMGLVSVFGNDVDAYYEKLLSGESGISLIDRFDASKFPTRFGGQIRGFSSEGYIDGKNERRLDDCLKYCIVAGKKALESANLGGDKLNTIDKQRAGVLVGTGMGGLTVFSDGVQALVEKGHRRISPFFIPYAITNMGSALLAIDLGLMGPNYSISTACATSNYCFYAAANHIRRGEADMMVAGGTEAAIIPIGLGGFVACRALSQRNDDPQTASRPWDKQRDGFVMGEGAGVLVMESLEHAMKRGAPIVAEYLGGAVNCDAHHMTDPRADGLGVSSCIESCLEDAGVSPEEVNYINAHATSTLAGDLAEINAVKKVFKSTSGIKINATKSMIGHCLGAAGGLEAIATVKAINTGWLHPSINQFNPEPAVDFDTVANEKKQHEVNVAISNSFGFGGHNSVVAFSAFKP